Genomic window (Helianthus annuus cultivar XRQ/B chromosome 3, HanXRQr2.0-SUNRISE, whole genome shotgun sequence):
ATAATCTCCTGCTAGAAATCATATCCCCATCATTCAACAACCAGTGAATTAAAACCAAACATTTTAACATAACAAACCAATCACGCATCTTGCTCAAAGTTTCGACATGGCATGAACGCAGGCGCTCACTTAGCGTCGTAAGCTGCAGGATTGCCCGAATTTACTTCTCGCTGGTCGGTTCATCATCATGACTGGTGGCTTTCACTATGGCAACTTCTAACTCTTGTGCCATACTTAGCAATGCTAATGTTTGTTTGATCCTTCACCGCTCCAATCGCCTTCCGAAGCATCGTTAGTGCCATTGTAGTTCTACACAAAAGACACTAAAAATCAAGAAAAGAGCTATACAATCTACATTATATTATAAATTGCCTTCATTCCTTTAAAAAGTAAAATCATATCCGTTAAAAACGGAATTGAAGGTGTCGAACAGCTGGAATAATCCATGGCCTCTAGATGTCTTCTATTATCAGACTGGTATACATGTTACAAGTGAAATCAATGagaaattttaaaaataattttaaacaaatcaGATGAACAAATTACTACAAAGATTAATAGACATGTTCTGTCTCAAACAAAGCTACACGACCCACGATCCTCTCTGGTTGTAAAAAGATCTCCAGATTTATCGGATTCATAAAATTTCACATACTTATACCAAGTTGTCATAATGAAAAAATTTTCACAAACATATACCAAGTTAATCTAGGTAGTCAAAGGCTCAAGGCGCAAAAGGGTGAGAGCTTGTCGGCTAAGCTAAAGGCACTTAAGCGAAACCACAAAACAAGCTCTCTTTGGTTTATAATTATGGTATAAAATACACAcccaatttaatttatgacataaaacatattgtaaaaaatatacaatataaatgggttaaacgggtcaacccgccaacccgaatggattgacccgaacccgacccatttagcTAAACGAGTTCACGGTTACCTATAAATGGCGTAAAAATGAAGAACATATTTATAGCATCACCTTAAGACTGAATTTCTTTAGCCATATATAATATTTAAGCTTAATAAATTAAGCTAGAATGAGATCCGACGAAAGTGAAAGCACAAACAATACGCATCAATGACTTCTAATTGCGACCCGACCTGCAAAGAGTCATTATTTGCGTTCTTCTTCAACAGAAAGTGTCAAGATGACCATTCTGCCCTTCCAGTATATCCAGTCTACCCTTCTAATATGACCATTGTACACTTTTATTTTGCATCGGCTCAATGTGTCGTTTGCTCAAATCTTTTCCATTAAAGAGAGAATTTTCCTATTACAATGTAGTTTAGAGCAGGATATCCGCAGATGAAACAAGTCTTGATTTCTACTTTCTAAAAATAATGGTATTAAAAAAATCCAAATGGTGGCTTCATCAACAATAGCAAATTCCGGATCCCCTACTAAAGCAATACTCTCAAGCAGACCAATTGCTCTGATTATAAGATCAAAATAAGGAGAAATACAGAATGAATAGTCAACTATCTGTTATTTGTGGCAAATCAACAGCCAAGATGGCTTAataaatagaaaattttctcacCTTGAGTCGTCTAGTAAGTGTAGTATCTGATTCCAGTAGCTGCAAAGACGACTTAAATGGATAAGAAGTTGTTAATGGATATCATGTCTGAGTGACAATAAAATTGTTAAATCTTACCGGAGCTGGCTAGAAATGGGGACATATACCTGACACCGTCGTAGATCTGGTCTGAAACGGCCATAAAACGATTCCATCTCCATTTTCGTTGTATGCAGCCTGGGTTCTTTCCACCGCCTCCACCTGAACCCTAATTGCATTTAGCCGccgaaaccctagaactcctcTGTCACCGCCATCACGAGATTTAGCAGGTTTCGACCCAAATCGGGCCTCGTTCAGTTGTTCGTTACCAGACCGGGCGTTTGTTTAACACTAAACCCTAGAGCTAGACTCACAGTTCACCATCAGCAGTTCTCTCTATTTTTCTGTTGTGTGTGTACAGGTGTGTATCTGAAGGGGGAAAAGAAGAGATTGGGGGAATTAAAGGTTTATGAATGGTAAATTGTATTTTAAAATTATTGAAAGTGAAGGTCGGGTTATGGCAACAGTGTCCACAGCAAAAGCCTCGGTTTTGGTCAACGGGTCGCCGACTCAAGAATTTCCATGCTACCGGGGGCTTAGGCAAGGGGATCCGCTTTCCCCATTCTTATTCATCATAGCCATGGAGGCCTTGAGTGGGGTCATTAAAAAAGCATGCATCGAGGGGTTGTTTCACGGGATTCGATGTACTCCTCATGGCCCGCTATTATCCCACTTCTTCTTCGCCGATGATGCAGTATTCGTAGGAGAATGGTCGGGTACAAACGCTGTGAATTTGAATAGAATTATGAGGTGCTTTCATCTCGCATCAGGGCTCCGCATTAATCTTGCCAAAAGTAAGGTGTTCGGGGTAGGGGTAAATGACACCCAACTACAGAATTTAGCTTCAATTCTTAAATGTCAGGTGGGCTCACTTCCCTTTAAACACTTGGGTTTGCAAATTGGGGCGAATATGCACTTAGTTAAACATTGGAAGCCAGGTGTTGACACATTCAAAAATAGGCTCTTAGTGTGGAAATCTAATACTCTATCATATGGTGGGAGGATTACGCTAATCAAGTCAGTTCTTAATTCATTACCAACTCGTTACTTTTCCCTTTTTAAGGCATCAAGCCAAGTTCTTCGGGAGTTGGAACGGTTAAGGAGAGATTTTCTTTGGGGCATGACGGCGGATCAACAAAAAATAAGTTGGGTTGCTTGGGAATCTATGATTCTACCAAAAGAGAAAGGGGGTATAGGTATTGGGTCACTAAAGGATGCAAACATTGCATTACTTGCGAAGTGGTGGTGGCGGTTCAAAGTCGACAAAAATAGTATATGGAGGAAAGTCATTTGGAGTTTCCACAATAACGCAAGATCGTGGAGCTTTATTCCAGTGAAAGTGTCGGTTCCCGGCATATGGAAGCAAGTGGCAAAAATTGAGCTCGACTTATCCTCGATTGGCATTGATTTGGTGGGTTTGTTTAAAAGTAAGTTCGTAAGAGGGAGCGAAACAGCGTTCTGGATGGAAGCCTGGACCTCAGATGAGCCTTTTCGCTCTAAGTTCCCGGCGCTCTACGCTTTGGAGCGATCTAAACGGGTCATGGTTGCTGATCGTATAAAGATGGAGAATGGCACTAATACTTTCAGTTTTTGCTGGACCCGGACTCCCCAAAGTGCAGCGGAACTGAATGAAATGGGAGGCTTTATGGCTGCCATGAACTCAGCAGTGATTAGTGTGGGAGATGATTGCTGGAGCTGGCACCTGGACGCTGCAGGGGTATTCACCACACAGAGCTTAAAGCAGCTTATACAACAAGGTAGAGGTTCGGGTTCGAGTCGACCGTTTTGCTGGAACAATTGGACCCCGTTAAAAGTGAACTTTCTAGCTTGGCGACTATGGAAGGATCGACTTCCTACAAGGGTATCACTGGCTAGAAGGCATGTCGCGGTTGAATCAACCTTGTGTAGTTTGGGTGACGAGGTTGATGAGACATCGGACCATATTTTCGCGGCATGTCCTTTTGTCCATGAAGTGTGGGACTGCCTCCTTCAATGGTGTAGGATTCCCAGGTGTATCTTCTTTGAAGCAAAAGACATTCTGGACCTACATGTACATCTTAGAGGCTCGACAAGATGGAAAAAGGTTGTGTACGCAGTTCTGCAAACAACGATTTGGTGTATTTGGCGAGCACGAAATGAATTGATCTTTAATCGGAGGCTAAAACGGATAGAGTGGTTGAGGAGACAAAAATCATGTCTTTTCTGTGGATTCGGAATCGAGCGAAAGGACAGGGGCTTAACTCGGAAGATTGGAACAACTTTAGCTTATCTAGTTTGGAAGTCTAACTGTATTTGTATTATGTGGTGTCTGTATGTT
Coding sequences:
- the LOC110929302 gene encoding uncharacterized protein LOC110929302 isoform X2 → MQLGFRWRRWKEPRLHTTKMEMESFYGRFRPDLRRCQLLESDTTLTRRLKEIMYATRRGNGLLNMADFRDKAHLNSWDHFAFVRTYGFYLD
- the LOC110929302 gene encoding uncharacterized protein LOC110929302 isoform X1, with amino-acid sequence MQLGFRWRRWKEPRLHTTKMEMESFYGRFRPDLRRCQVYVPISSQLRYWNQILHLLDDSRTTMALTMLRKAIGAVKDQTNISIAKYGTRVRSCHSESHQS